A genomic region of Acidimicrobiales bacterium contains the following coding sequences:
- a CDS encoding CDP-alcohol phosphatidyltransferase family protein, translated as MLDGHWRDVVDRGLVPIGRSLHRTGITADVVTIIGIAMAGAASVCIGLGEMRLGFLLLVLTGVPDALDGAVAKAAGSSSSRGAYFDSVADRLTDALLFGGVAWHLAGVRSDRMMMLPVAIMAIALFISYQRAKAESLGYDAKGGLMERAERFIVLAFGLLFSEILIPVLWVMLALSLVTAVQRFVKVWRQATSDRETPTQRWADRRQLRLERRLDRRRHGARRRTTRH; from the coding sequence ATGCTCGACGGCCACTGGCGCGACGTCGTAGACCGGGGCCTGGTCCCGATCGGTCGCAGTCTCCACCGCACCGGAATCACCGCTGACGTGGTGACCATCATCGGCATTGCCATGGCCGGCGCGGCGTCAGTGTGTATCGGCCTGGGCGAGATGCGGCTCGGTTTCCTGCTGCTTGTCCTCACCGGCGTCCCCGACGCCCTCGACGGCGCGGTGGCCAAGGCGGCCGGGTCTTCATCGTCACGGGGCGCCTACTTCGATTCGGTGGCCGACCGCCTGACCGACGCCCTCCTGTTCGGTGGCGTGGCCTGGCACCTGGCCGGGGTTCGGTCGGACCGCATGATGATGCTGCCGGTGGCCATCATGGCCATCGCCCTGTTCATCTCGTACCAACGGGCCAAGGCCGAGTCGCTGGGCTACGACGCCAAGGGCGGCCTGATGGAGCGGGCCGAGCGGTTCATCGTCCTGGCCTTCGGGCTCCTGTTCTCCGAGATCCTGATTCCCGTCCTTTGGGTGATGCTGGCCCTGAGCCTGGTGACCGCCGTCCAGCGGTTCGTCAAGGTCTGGCGACAGGCCACCTCGGACCGGGAGACGCCGACGCAGCGGTGGGCCGACCGCCGCCAGCTCCGCCTGGAGCGTCGCC